Proteins from one Cicer arietinum cultivar CDC Frontier isolate Library 1 chromosome 3, Cicar.CDCFrontier_v2.0, whole genome shotgun sequence genomic window:
- the LOC105851334 gene encoding zinc finger BED domain-containing protein RICESLEEPER 2-like yields MSPTAHIIDKKRNLHKKILNFCQITSHIGEFMAKEVETCLNAWELNCVFSITVDNASFNDIEIKFMKKWMNARNCLLLNGEYIHMRCCAHILSLIVKKGLKDEDISITRMQKAVKYVRSSPSRLARFKGCVERDKISYKGLICLDMETKWNSTYLMLVMVVKYKKAFDLLEIADAMYVKELSKDKGPGVPLSKDWDFANTVLPFLTIFYDATMRISDSSYVTSNIYMKEVFAIGRKIRLLSKHKDASIKSMGISMKSKYDKYWGNVDGINVLLLIVVVLDPTCKFGYLNYFLDYFFEVHGEALKMKLSSSLKSIY; encoded by the coding sequence ATGAGTCCAACTGCACATATCATTGATAAAAAACGGAATTTGCATAAGAAAATCTTGAATTTTTGTCAAATCACAAGCCATATAGGAGAGTTCATGGCTAAGGAAGTCGAGACATGTTTAAATGCTTGGGAGTTGAATTGTGTCTTTAGCATAACAGTAGATAATGCATCGTTTAATgacattgaaattaaatttatgaagaAGTGGATGAATGCAAGGAACTGTTTGCTCTTGAATGGAGAATATATCCATATGCGGTGTTGTGCACATATCTTGAGTTTGATTGTAAAGAAAGGTTTAAAAGATGAGGACATTTCTATCACAAGAATGCAGAAAGCAGTCAAGTATGTGAGATCGTCTCCTTCAAGATTAGCAAGGTTTAAGGGATGCGTTGAAAGGGATAAAATTTCTTATAAAGGTCTCATATGTCTAGATATGGAAACCAAATGGAATTCTACATATTTGATGTTAGTAATGGTTGTGAAGTATAAAAAAGCCTTTGATTTGTTAGAAATTGCCGATGCTATGTATGTCAAAGAACTATCTAAGGATAAAGGCCCTGGAGTACCTCTATCCAAGGATTGGGACTTTGCTAATACGGTGCTTCCTTTTTTGACGATTTTCTATGATGCTACTATGCGTATTTCCGACTCTTCATATGTTACTAGTAACATATATATGAAGGAGGTATTTGCTATTGGAAGGAAAATTCGATTATTAAGCAAGCATAAAGATGCAAGTATAAAGTCGATGGGGATTAGTATGAAGAGTAAATATGACAAGTATTGGGGCAACGTTGATGGAATAAACGTGTTGTTACTGATTGTTGTTGTATTGGACCCAACTTGCAAATTTGGATATTTAAACTACTttcttgattatttttttgaagtaCATGGTGAGGcattgaagatgaaattatCATCTTCCTTGAAATCAATTTATTGA